One stretch of Accipiter gentilis chromosome 20, bAccGen1.1, whole genome shotgun sequence DNA includes these proteins:
- the SERPINB5 gene encoding serpin B5 → MTMDALQLANTAFAVDMFKKLCEKDKTANIIFAPLCTSTSLALAYKATKGDTADQMKQVLHLQDVKDVSFGFQTVTSDVSKLSSFFALKMVKRLFVDKSLNPTTDFVNSTKRPFPSELELVEFKEKTEETRQKINKSLSELTDGKMENILNEDSVSDQTQILLVNAAYFVTNWMKKFPEAEIKECPFKVNKTETKPVQMMNLEATFCLGYVKELNVAILELPCLNKHISMLILLPKEIEDETTGLEKLEKALTPETLLQWTNPSMMANTKVNVFLPKFSVEGDYDLKPLLESLGMTNVFNESASDFSEMCETKGVVLSKIIHKVSLEVNEQGGESREVPGYRILQHKDEFKADHPFIFLFRHNKTRNVILSGRFCSP, encoded by the exons ATGACAATGGACGCTTTGCAACTAGCGAACACTGCCTTTGCAGTTGATATGTTCAAAAAACTGTGCGAGAAGGACAAAACAGCCAATATTATTTTTGCCCCACTGTGTACCTCAACGTCTCTGGCTCTGGCATATAAAGCGACGAAAGGTGATACTGCAGATCAAATGAAACAG GTACTCCATTTGCAAGATGTCAAAGATGTTTCTTTTGGGTTTCAAACAGTAACTTCAGATGTTTCCAAACTCAGCTCTTTTTTTGCACTGAAAATGGTCAAACGGCTCTTTGTAGACAAGTCGCTTAATCCTACCACA GACTTTGTCAACTCCACGAAGAGGCCTTTTCCGTCTGAACTGGAACTAGTGGAGTTCAAAGAAAAAACTGAGGAAACCCGACAGAAGATCAACAAGTCTCTTTCAGAGCTAACTGATG GCAAAATGGAGAATATTTTGAATGAGGATAGCGTAAGTGACCAGACTCAGATCCTCCTAGTTAATGCAGCTTATTTTGTCACAAACTGGATGAAGAAGTTCCCAGAGGCAGAGATCAAAGAATGTCCTTTTAAAGTCAACAAG ACTGAAACTAAACCAGTGCAAATGATGAATCTGGAAGCTACTTTTTGCCTGGGCTATGTAAAAGAATTAAATGTGGCCATCCTCGAGCTTCCATGCCTTAACAAACATATAAGCATGCTCATTCTGCTGCCCAAAGAGATTGAAGATGAGACCACTGGCTTGGagaag CTGGAAAAGGCACTCACCCCTGAGACATTATTACAGTGGACCAATCCCAGCATGATGGCCAACACCAAAGTGAATGTATTTCTTCCAAAGTTTAGTGTGGAAGGTGATTACGACCTGAAGCCTCTCCTGGAAAGCCTGGGAATGACAAACGTCTTCAATGAGAGTGCATCAGATTTCTCTGAGATGTGTGAGACAAAAGGTGTGGTTTTGTCAAAGATCATCCATAAAGTCTCTTTGGAAGTAAATGAACAAGGTGGCGAGTCCCGAGAGGTACCAGGATATCGGATTCTGCAACACAAAGATGAATTTAAAGCTGACCatccatttatatttttgtttaggCACAACAAAACTCGCAACGTGATTCTTTCAGGCCGATTCTGTTCCCCTTAA